In Candidatus Desulfofervidus auxilii, one genomic interval encodes:
- a CDS encoding SPL family radical SAM protein, which translates to MCISWRLIPIDKRSPALHQAEFGCLKRAYAINVTRGCSFYCIYCYARGYAIAPSKGTVYLYQNLPLLLQKEARRLPMGTPIIFNTASECFQNHPHILEITYRSMAILLRRGHHINFLTKGVVPKWFKDLFCRYHHHIQATIDVVSLKENYCNLFEPGAPIGKKRLEGAIRLLNWGIPVKARLDPLIPFFSDTQENIENLLLAIKDCGIRKIIISYLELRPRIIEQLRQELPASIAKLILGCFPKPSWDRVGSKTLCKQVPLSIRKKVYQRIRQQGEKLGIKVVVCRCKNPDVSFSQYCLSKSGLPKYKRLSQPVLL; encoded by the coding sequence ATGTGTATTTCTTGGAGATTAATTCCTATAGATAAAAGATCTCCTGCCCTTCATCAGGCAGAATTTGGTTGTTTAAAAAGGGCCTATGCTATTAATGTAACACGAGGATGTAGTTTTTATTGTATTTATTGCTATGCACGCGGTTATGCTATTGCTCCATCCAAAGGGACTGTTTATCTCTATCAAAATTTACCTTTGCTTTTACAAAAAGAAGCACGCCGCTTACCTATGGGAACACCTATCATCTTTAATACTGCTTCTGAATGCTTTCAGAATCATCCCCATATTCTAGAAATTACTTATCGTAGTATGGCTATTTTGTTACGCAGGGGACACCACATCAATTTTCTTACCAAAGGAGTAGTGCCTAAATGGTTTAAAGACCTATTTTGCCGCTACCACCATCATATTCAGGCTACCATTGATGTAGTCTCTTTGAAAGAAAATTACTGTAATTTATTTGAACCAGGTGCGCCCATAGGGAAGAAAAGGCTTGAGGGAGCTATACGTCTCTTGAACTGGGGAATTCCAGTAAAAGCACGTCTTGACCCTTTGATTCCCTTTTTTAGTGATACTCAAGAAAATATAGAAAACCTGCTTTTAGCAATTAAGGATTGTGGAATTAGAAAAATCATTATCAGCTATTTGGAATTACGTCCTAGGATTATAGAGCAACTTAGGCAAGAATTGCCTGCCTCCATAGCCAAACTCATCTTAGGTTGTTTCCCCAAACCAAGTTGGGATAGGGTAGGGAGTAAAACTCTATGTAAACAGGTGCCTCTTTCCATACGAAAGAAGGTTTATCAACGTATTAGACAACAGGGAGAAAAATTGGGGATAAAGGTGGTTGTCTGCCGGTGTAAAAATCCCGATGTGAGTTTCTCGCAATACTGTTTATCCAAGTCGGGTTTACCAAAATACAAAAGGCTATCTCAACCAGTTTTGTTATGA
- the queD gene encoding 6-carboxytetrahydropterin synthase QueD, which yields MYSLKVVSYFSAAHRLRDYHGKCEVLHGHNWKVEVEIKAKEVGKNGMVMDFKVLKSLLRECLERLDHGYLNEIPPFDKENPTSELIARYIFKTLKDKVSSKASLGKVSVWESETTCASYWEND from the coding sequence ATGTATAGCTTAAAAGTAGTTTCATATTTTTCTGCTGCTCATAGGCTAAGAGATTATCATGGTAAGTGTGAAGTCTTGCATGGACACAATTGGAAGGTAGAAGTAGAAATAAAAGCAAAGGAAGTAGGAAAAAATGGTATGGTGATGGACTTTAAGGTGCTCAAATCTTTGTTAAGAGAATGCTTGGAAAGATTAGACCATGGTTATCTAAATGAAATTCCCCCTTTTGATAAAGAAAATCCCACCTCTGAATTAATTGCTCGGTATATTTTTAAAACATTAAAAGATAAGGTGTCTTCTAAGGCTAGCTTGGGGAAGGTCAGTGTCTGGGAGTCAGAAACGACTTGTGCTAGCTATTGGGAAAATGATTAA
- the hflC gene encoding protease modulator HflC: MRKYSGIIFIVIFILLLGIWQCFFTVDQTEQAFLLQLGKPVGGVLGPGLHFKIPFLQQVMHFERRILAYDAAPAEILTKDKKNLVVDNYSKWQIADPLKFYQTVKTIEGAQSRLDDIIYAQLRVELGVHTLTEVVSEKRSELMKKVTQKSNQLAADYGIKVVDVRIKRADLPPENERHVFDRMRAEREREAKRYRSEGKEQAMKIRAAADRERAIILAQAFQQAEQIKGQGDEEAIKIYAKSIRQDPEFYAFIKSMEVYQKGFDKKTQLIITPSHPLMKFFSIEKKGR, from the coding sequence ATGAGAAAATATTCAGGTATCATTTTTATAGTTATCTTTATTTTACTTCTGGGTATCTGGCAGTGTTTTTTTACCGTAGATCAAACAGAGCAGGCCTTTTTGTTACAGTTAGGAAAACCTGTTGGCGGTGTTTTGGGACCGGGCTTACACTTTAAAATTCCCTTCCTTCAGCAAGTAATGCATTTTGAACGCCGGATTTTGGCCTATGATGCTGCTCCAGCTGAGATATTGACCAAGGACAAAAAAAATCTGGTGGTGGATAATTATAGCAAGTGGCAGATTGCAGACCCTCTAAAATTTTATCAAACGGTAAAGACCATTGAAGGAGCTCAATCACGATTAGATGACATTATTTATGCCCAGCTTAGAGTAGAACTGGGTGTGCATACTCTTACGGAAGTGGTTTCAGAGAAAAGAAGCGAACTTATGAAAAAAGTTACTCAAAAAAGCAATCAATTAGCAGCAGATTATGGTATTAAAGTGGTAGATGTGAGAATTAAACGGGCTGACCTGCCTCCAGAAAACGAAAGACACGTATTTGACCGTATGCGTGCTGAAAGAGAAAGGGAGGCAAAAAGATACCGTTCTGAAGGGAAAGAACAAGCCATGAAAATCAGGGCAGCCGCTGATCGGGAACGGGCTATTATTCTTGCTCAGGCATTTCAGCAAGCAGAGCAAATCAAAGGTCAAGGTGATGAGGAGGCCATTAAAATTTATGCTAAGAGCATCCGGCAGGACCCTGAGTTTTATGCCTTTATTAAATCTATGGAGGTTTATCAAAAGGGATTTGATAAAAAAACTCAGTTGATTATCACCCCCAGTCATCCATTAATGAAGTTTTTCTCTATAGAGAAAAAAGGCCGTTAA
- a CDS encoding site-2 protease family protein translates to MTSFKLGKIKGIEIRLDFSWFIVFVLFSWTLATYYFPEQYPHWSMELNWGMGFLACLLLFVSVLLHELAHSLVAQRHGEEVKSITLFILGGVAQIAKEPETPYMEFTMAIAGPLASFCLGMTFLGLKWIVTPISEPLTALTKYLAYINFILCGFNLLPGYPMDGGRVLKAILWKKTGNLKQATRWAAKTGRGIALFFVFFGLFQILAGFWLNGLWILFIGWFLYQASIKSYQQVLIKDFLKEIKAKDVMNSDFIIVSPDTTLKTLVDEYILKKGQRAFFVGREDEILGIISLEDVKKVIPEGRGTLSVKEVMTPRDRLQTVTPDDDAIKVLERLTSLDIHQIPVIMDNRIIGIVTRNTILHLLQVRLELGE, encoded by the coding sequence ATGACTAGCTTTAAATTAGGTAAGATTAAAGGAATAGAGATTCGGCTAGACTTTAGTTGGTTTATTGTTTTTGTCCTTTTTAGCTGGACATTGGCTACTTACTACTTTCCTGAACAATATCCTCATTGGTCTATGGAGCTTAATTGGGGCATGGGGTTTTTAGCCTGCCTTCTATTGTTTGTTTCTGTGCTCCTGCACGAACTGGCTCATTCTCTTGTAGCTCAAAGGCATGGAGAAGAGGTAAAAAGTATCACCCTTTTTATCTTAGGAGGAGTAGCACAAATTGCTAAAGAGCCTGAAACTCCTTATATGGAGTTCACCATGGCTATTGCTGGACCTCTGGCTAGTTTTTGTTTAGGAATGACCTTCTTGGGTCTTAAATGGATAGTAACACCCATAAGTGAACCACTCACTGCTTTAACAAAATATCTAGCCTATATCAATTTTATATTATGTGGGTTTAATCTTCTTCCTGGTTATCCTATGGATGGAGGAAGAGTTCTCAAGGCAATTCTTTGGAAAAAAACAGGAAATCTCAAACAGGCTACCCGATGGGCAGCAAAAACTGGTAGAGGTATTGCTTTATTTTTCGTCTTCTTTGGTCTTTTCCAGATCTTGGCAGGTTTTTGGCTCAATGGACTTTGGATTCTTTTTATTGGTTGGTTTTTATATCAAGCATCAATAAAAAGTTATCAACAAGTTTTAATAAAAGATTTCCTGAAAGAAATAAAGGCTAAAGATGTGATGAATTCTGATTTTATTATTGTATCCCCAGATACTACTTTAAAAACCTTGGTAGATGAATATATTTTAAAGAAAGGGCAAAGGGCGTTTTTTGTAGGTAGGGAAGATGAGATTTTGGGCATCATTTCTTTAGAAGATGTCAAAAAAGTAATACCAGAGGGGAGAGGGACATTATCTGTAAAAGAAGTAATGACTCCGAGAGACCGTTTGCAAACAGTTACTCCTGATGATGATGCCATAAAGGTTTTAGAGCGCTTAACCAGTCTTGATATTCATCAAATTCCCGTAATTATGGATAATCGGATAATAGGTATTGTCACTCGTAATACTATATTGCATCTTTTACAGGTAAGATTAGAATTGGGCGAATAA
- a CDS encoding acylphosphatase, with the protein MEKARAHVIIKGRVQGVFFRSSTQDEAIRLGLTGWVKNCPDGSVEAVFEGDKKVIEEIIKWCHKGPPWARVNEVKVSWEPYQGEFVRFSVVY; encoded by the coding sequence ATGGAAAAGGCACGTGCCCATGTAATCATTAAAGGTAGGGTGCAAGGAGTATTTTTTAGGAGTTCCACTCAAGACGAAGCCATAAGGCTAGGTCTTACAGGTTGGGTGAAAAATTGCCCTGATGGCAGTGTGGAAGCAGTATTTGAAGGAGACAAAAAGGTAATTGAAGAAATAATTAAATGGTGTCATAAAGGTCCTCCCTGGGCACGGGTAAATGAAGTGAAAGTTAGTTGGGAACCTTATCAAGGAGAATTTGTGAGATTTTCTGTGGTTTATTAG
- the hflK gene encoding FtsH protease activity modulator HflK yields MPFDWEEYQAKKEVKIPEVVKQWEAKWKKFKQSMRWPVLFIILVILWLASGIYIVSPSQVGIVKRFGKMVRTTPPGPHYHLPYPIETVIKPQVTKVRRLEIGFRTISAGPPAQYRTIPEESLMLTGDENIVSVEFIVQYKVKDPVHYLFNVKDIPKTVKDAAEASMRETVGKTPIDEVLTIGKFRIQQETKALLQSILDNYQAGISIVAVQLQDVHPPQAVVKAFKDVASAKEDKSKFINEAQAYRNDILPQAKGKAAQIINEAMAYKETRIKRAEGEMQRFLSRLKAYKQAPKIIRSQIYLDTMEKILAQTREIIVPEKVEKIILPLNQPSQTLPSPEGRKTSLTTRGK; encoded by the coding sequence ATGCCATTTGATTGGGAAGAATATCAAGCTAAAAAAGAAGTAAAAATTCCTGAGGTGGTAAAGCAGTGGGAGGCAAAATGGAAAAAATTCAAACAGTCCATGCGATGGCCTGTGCTTTTTATTATTTTAGTCATTTTGTGGCTGGCTTCGGGCATTTATATTGTTTCTCCTTCTCAAGTAGGAATAGTAAAGAGATTTGGGAAAATGGTAAGGACAACCCCTCCTGGCCCCCATTATCATCTACCTTATCCTATAGAAACGGTCATAAAGCCACAGGTAACCAAGGTAAGAAGATTAGAGATCGGCTTTCGCACCATTAGTGCCGGCCCTCCTGCTCAGTATCGCACTATCCCTGAAGAATCTCTCATGCTTACTGGTGACGAAAACATTGTGAGTGTGGAATTTATCGTCCAATATAAAGTTAAAGACCCTGTGCATTATCTATTTAATGTAAAAGACATCCCCAAAACAGTCAAAGATGCTGCTGAAGCATCCATGCGAGAAACTGTGGGCAAAACCCCTATTGATGAAGTGTTAACTATAGGAAAATTTCGGATTCAACAGGAAACCAAAGCTTTATTGCAGTCTATTTTAGATAATTATCAGGCTGGGATATCCATAGTGGCTGTCCAATTACAGGATGTCCATCCTCCGCAAGCAGTAGTTAAGGCCTTTAAAGATGTGGCTAGTGCCAAAGAGGATAAAAGTAAGTTTATTAACGAAGCTCAAGCCTATAGAAATGATATTTTGCCTCAAGCTAAGGGGAAGGCAGCACAGATTATCAATGAAGCCATGGCTTATAAAGAAACAAGGATTAAGAGGGCCGAAGGAGAGATGCAACGCTTTTTGAGCCGTCTTAAGGCCTATAAACAAGCGCCTAAGATTATTCGCAGCCAAATTTATTTAGATACCATGGAGAAAATCTTGGCTCAAACCAGGGAAATTATTGTGCCAGAGAAGGTAGAGAAGATTATCTTGCCCTTAAATCAACCTTCACAAACTTTGCCTTCTCCGGAAGGCAGAAAAACTTCATTAACCACAAGGGGGAAATAA
- a CDS encoding OmpW family outer membrane protein: MRKYLIGLVVGVFMLVSGLAEAQTISDTSHKVGIGFRVNGILPSEDTFFDHELDTKNQAMLGASLSYGVNEWLTLEAAFDYSLDIDLKDKTDNVKIGKINVYPLTFSAQLRYLTKDPQYYTWMVPYITLGFGYYFVDGDVAGEYEKHWGNEVNLDFDGAWGGHVGLGIDFFASESLAVGFEARYFWASGEVERAVDTPVGPSKKEVDYDLNSWMIGANIKYYFDFGK, from the coding sequence ATGAGAAAATACTTGATTGGTTTGGTAGTGGGCGTTTTTATGCTGGTAAGTGGCCTAGCTGAAGCTCAGACTATATCTGATACCAGCCACAAAGTAGGGATTGGCTTCAGGGTAAATGGGATTTTGCCTTCAGAAGACACCTTTTTTGACCATGAGTTAGACACAAAAAATCAGGCTATGCTAGGGGCAAGTCTTAGTTATGGAGTAAATGAGTGGCTTACTTTAGAAGCTGCCTTTGATTATTCATTGGATATAGACCTTAAGGATAAGACAGATAATGTAAAAATAGGGAAGATCAATGTCTATCCTTTGACCTTCTCTGCCCAATTGCGTTATCTAACAAAAGACCCTCAATATTATACCTGGATGGTGCCTTATATTACCCTTGGTTTTGGGTATTATTTCGTGGATGGTGATGTGGCAGGTGAGTATGAAAAACATTGGGGAAATGAGGTAAACTTGGATTTTGATGGTGCTTGGGGAGGTCATGTAGGTTTAGGCATAGACTTTTTTGCTAGCGAAAGTTTGGCTGTAGGTTTTGAAGCCCGCTATTTTTGGGCCAGTGGAGAGGTAGAAAGAGCAGTTGATACACCTGTAGGTCCGTCAAAAAAAGAAGTTGATTATGATTTAAATTCCTGGATGATTGGGGCTAATATCAAATATTATTTTGATTTTGGCAAGTAA
- a CDS encoding FG-GAP repeat domain-containing protein, whose translation MFQKKSIFFIGLMFLLILNGLGEATELSLPGSPTCATIADFNGDLKSDLAIGTDGAILIYSGNGGGSFSGPTIIAFSGLPNVIKAADVNGDGGVDLIVSDKKMGRIKILLNKDGEFESIHIENDSRAANDIVLYDFNADGYLDMALAENNQISILYGLGSYNPKENTWFIAGENCSIPTGTLSAIGKADFNKDGLADIVVAAGNMLYVLTQETAGFTITAQAQAGWHPVALAIADFNHDWVLDVVVANKSNSIGLFYGTAAEGGYSFEHPVYYSVGYSPSSLDIADFNSDNYLDIAVGCEGSNAVYFLLSTGLGNFTPSDKTISTDSRPIKVLATDFDNNGKMDLLTINQNTVKIFKDQEISAQLDFKLCEVDIKIRKNGEGDPLDGPLTITTNVNDKIEVFGSLNPNDCHGYTADFYLLLNTITPDLSGEEAEAETNTYSITTSGITQGEAPFATDLNITNIPEVPLWSFSTQDLAREIGCGYYSIIGKLVIKGATGLTYYVSDAAEFGITGRIISDPPIVNVNVNTDAGRVKAYATVEANSAASLIAFAYLWIDCSRTDTFTLEVDNETQTVTKTSIFKEWYTPTGWHTYGKYYYYDEENGEIAEAEEGTEPEYIPPFTVWSVADLTDYPLFDFPSSYFPSGYACEVHAGFIIKNWDGMDYSVFDYDSFYNY comes from the coding sequence ATGTTCCAAAAAAAGTCAATTTTTTTTATAGGATTAATGTTTTTACTAATCTTAAATGGATTGGGAGAGGCAACAGAATTAAGCCTTCCTGGGTCTCCTACTTGTGCTACAATTGCAGATTTTAATGGGGATCTCAAGTCAGACTTGGCCATAGGCACAGATGGAGCCATTCTTATTTATTCAGGAAACGGAGGGGGTTCCTTTTCTGGTCCCACTATTATTGCCTTTAGTGGTCTTCCTAATGTGATAAAGGCAGCGGATGTAAACGGTGATGGAGGAGTGGATTTGATAGTGAGTGACAAGAAAATGGGAAGGATAAAAATTTTATTGAATAAGGATGGTGAATTTGAATCTATACACATAGAAAATGACTCTAGGGCAGCAAATGATATTGTATTATATGACTTTAATGCTGATGGTTATCTTGACATGGCCTTGGCTGAAAACAATCAAATTTCTATTTTGTATGGTTTGGGAAGCTACAACCCCAAAGAAAATACCTGGTTTATAGCAGGAGAAAATTGTTCCATTCCTACGGGAACTCTATCTGCTATAGGAAAGGCAGATTTCAATAAAGATGGTCTAGCAGATATAGTAGTGGCGGCTGGAAATATGCTTTATGTCCTAACCCAAGAAACTGCAGGTTTTACCATTACTGCTCAGGCACAAGCAGGATGGCATCCTGTTGCCTTAGCTATAGCTGACTTTAATCATGATTGGGTTTTAGATGTAGTAGTAGCCAATAAAAGCAATAGTATAGGACTTTTTTACGGGACTGCAGCGGAAGGTGGATATAGTTTCGAACATCCTGTTTATTATTCTGTGGGTTATTCCCCTTCTTCTCTGGATATAGCTGACTTTAATAGTGACAATTATTTGGATATAGCCGTAGGCTGTGAAGGCAGCAATGCTGTATATTTTTTATTAAGCACAGGTTTAGGTAATTTTACACCTTCAGATAAAACTATATCTACTGATAGTCGTCCCATTAAAGTTTTAGCAACGGACTTTGACAATAATGGAAAGATGGATTTATTAACAATAAATCAAAATACAGTGAAGATTTTTAAAGACCAAGAAATTTCAGCGCAGCTTGATTTTAAACTTTGTGAAGTAGATATAAAAATAAGAAAAAATGGTGAGGGTGACCCACTTGATGGACCTTTAACGATTACCACCAATGTTAATGATAAAATCGAAGTTTTTGGGTCACTTAACCCAAATGATTGTCATGGTTACACAGCAGATTTTTATTTACTGCTTAATACTATCACTCCTGACCTCAGCGGGGAAGAAGCAGAAGCCGAAACAAATACCTATTCAATTACAACTAGTGGGATTACACAAGGAGAGGCACCTTTTGCCACAGACTTAAATATTACAAACATTCCTGAAGTTCCTCTGTGGTCTTTTTCTACACAGGACTTAGCAAGGGAAATAGGCTGTGGTTATTACAGTATAATTGGCAAATTAGTAATCAAAGGGGCAACCGGATTAACCTATTATGTGAGCGATGCAGCAGAGTTTGGTATCACGGGCCGTATTATAAGTGATCCTCCGATTGTAAATGTAAACGTCAATACTGATGCTGGTAGAGTTAAAGCCTATGCAACTGTGGAAGCAAATAGTGCTGCAAGCCTAATAGCCTTTGCCTATCTTTGGATTGATTGCTCCAGGACAGATACCTTTACCCTAGAGGTAGACAATGAGACTCAAACAGTAACAAAGACTTCTATATTTAAAGAATGGTATACTCCAACAGGTTGGCATACTTACGGAAAATATTATTATTATGATGAAGAAAACGGAGAGATAGCAGAAGCTGAAGAAGGCACAGAGCCTGAATACATACCTCCATTTACAGTGTGGTCAGTAGCAGACCTTACTGACTATCCTTTATTTGATTTTCCTAGCTCCTATTTCCCATCTGGTTATGCCTGTGAAGTCCATGCCGGATTTATCATTAAAAATTGGGATGGAATGGATTATTCAGTATTTGATTATGATTCATTTTACAATTACTAA
- the tilS gene encoding tRNA lysidine(34) synthetase TilS yields the protein MRRFDKIIPQIIQTIEKYNLIQKGEHILIAVSGGCDSIALLHILYQLSTHYNLKLGVVHYEHGIRGEASLRDAEFVEEMTKKLNLPFYIGHGKALAYARRKKLSLEAAARKLRYDFFNQVLQETRADKLALGHTADDQIEEILRRLIRGTAWVDLGGMPIKREKFIRPLIFIYKDKIKQLLEEEGIPYMIDSTNFDIRFFRNRIRHQLIPLVLKFNPRFKENLLEMSLIWQEEREWLDKIIKETIAKSVKQTPKGKQIDLNLFRPYHPALQRRILVALLKEIPLPFTRRHLNALLALASPGGPHKFISLPKGWLGYKEGHYLYITSSIPPQPDYYYQIEKPGKVEIKELNISLEIKLLENKGEKINQTPKEVFVDFDKVSFPLEIRPYQPGDKFYPLGGKGSKKIKDFFIDLKIPYAERKKYPLVISQEKIIWVAGLSMDERIKPGSETRLYLMLKISKTQNP from the coding sequence ATGAGAAGGTTCGATAAAATTATCCCTCAAATAATACAAACTATTGAGAAATATAACCTCATTCAAAAAGGGGAACATATCCTCATAGCAGTATCTGGCGGATGTGATTCTATTGCCCTCCTGCACATTCTTTACCAATTAAGCACCCATTACAATCTAAAGCTGGGAGTAGTGCATTATGAACACGGTATTAGAGGAGAGGCTTCATTAAGAGATGCAGAATTTGTAGAAGAAATGACTAAAAAGCTGAATTTGCCTTTTTATATAGGACATGGGAAGGCGTTAGCTTATGCCAGAAGGAAAAAGCTTTCTTTAGAGGCAGCTGCAAGAAAATTAAGGTATGATTTCTTTAATCAGGTGTTGCAAGAAACAAGGGCAGATAAGCTGGCTTTGGGACACACTGCTGATGACCAAATAGAAGAAATTTTAAGAAGATTGATTCGAGGAACGGCCTGGGTGGATTTAGGGGGAATGCCTATCAAGAGAGAAAAATTTATTCGTCCCCTTATTTTTATCTATAAAGATAAAATAAAACAGCTCCTTGAGGAAGAAGGAATTCCTTATATGATTGATAGCACCAACTTTGATATCCGGTTTTTTCGCAATCGCATCAGACATCAATTGATTCCTTTAGTTTTGAAATTCAATCCCCGATTTAAGGAAAACCTATTGGAAATGAGTCTTATTTGGCAGGAAGAAAGAGAGTGGTTGGATAAGATTATAAAAGAAACCATAGCTAAAAGTGTAAAACAAACCCCTAAGGGAAAACAAATAGACCTTAATCTTTTTAGACCCTATCATCCTGCCTTACAAAGGCGAATTTTGGTAGCATTATTGAAAGAAATTCCTTTACCCTTTACTCGCCGCCACTTGAACGCCCTTTTAGCGCTTGCTTCTCCTGGAGGTCCTCATAAATTTATCTCCTTACCCAAAGGCTGGTTAGGATATAAAGAAGGTCATTATCTCTATATTACTTCCTCTATTCCGCCTCAACCTGATTATTATTATCAGATAGAAAAACCTGGGAAAGTGGAAATAAAAGAGCTCAATATCTCACTAGAAATTAAATTGCTAGAAAACAAGGGGGAAAAAATAAATCAGACACCAAAGGAAGTCTTTGTAGATTTTGATAAAGTTTCTTTTCCCTTAGAGATTAGACCTTATCAACCAGGAGACAAATTCTATCCCTTAGGCGGTAAGGGAAGTAAAAAAATAAAGGATTTCTTTATTGACCTAAAAATACCTTACGCTGAACGAAAAAAGTATCCCCTAGTTATAAGTCAAGAAAAAATTATCTGGGTAGCAGGTTTATCTATGGATGAGAGAATAAAACCTGGTTCAGAGACTAGGCTTTACCTTATGCTAAAAATAAGTAAGACCCAAAATCCCTGA